One part of the Bradyrhizobium sp. CB1650 genome encodes these proteins:
- a CDS encoding NtaA/DmoA family FMN-dependent monooxygenase (This protein belongs to a clade of FMN-dependent monooxygenases, within a broader family of flavin-dependent oxidoreductases, the luciferase-like monooxygenase (LMM) family, some of whose members use coenzyme F420 rather than FMN.) translates to MSSVDPMLHIGLNLHGAGGHSAAWRWPGTNPSAFFDIEHYVRAAKIAEHGLLDAVFLADTPAISSDITHQPPLNGLEPTLVLTVIARETERIGLIATASTTYNEPYNLARRFQSLDVISGGRVAWNAVTTSSSATVANFGGQEVARADRYRRAEDFVETVRALWLSWSEEMIIADQVAGVYADQRKFRLLDPDTNSFGIRGPLTHPASPQGHPVIVQAGGSDPGLRLGARSADVVFAAAGDLTTALQEAERLRDLSRQFGRPAAPLILPGLVTCIGGTEEEAARRKEQLDELLDLERAIAALARSMGLAVEKLSLESPIPEEILPDADNVPFSVGHHRTIETLARQGRTVREIISSVQAFGHRLLVGAPEQIADSIEAWFRAGAVDGFNIIPDVLADGTAAFVDHVVPLLQKRGLFRTEYRGETLREHLGIPLHIEPANKAGTSAV, encoded by the coding sequence ATGTCTTCGGTCGACCCTATGCTCCATATCGGCTTAAATCTCCATGGTGCTGGCGGTCACTCTGCCGCGTGGCGCTGGCCGGGCACAAATCCAAGCGCGTTTTTCGATATCGAGCACTACGTCCGGGCTGCGAAAATTGCGGAGCACGGTCTGCTGGATGCCGTATTCCTCGCCGATACCCCCGCGATAAGTTCCGACATTACGCACCAGCCGCCGCTCAATGGGCTCGAACCTACGCTGGTCCTCACTGTGATTGCCCGCGAAACGGAGCGGATTGGGCTGATCGCCACCGCATCGACAACCTACAACGAGCCATACAATCTCGCCCGGCGTTTCCAATCGCTCGACGTCATCAGCGGTGGCCGCGTCGCGTGGAACGCGGTCACGACGTCGAGCTCCGCGACGGTGGCGAACTTTGGCGGTCAAGAGGTTGCACGAGCGGATCGCTACAGACGCGCCGAGGACTTTGTTGAAACCGTCCGTGCTCTCTGGCTAAGCTGGAGCGAAGAGATGATCATCGCGGACCAGGTTGCGGGAGTTTACGCAGATCAGAGAAAATTCCGGCTGCTCGACCCTGATACGAATAGTTTTGGCATCCGAGGCCCACTTACACACCCCGCTTCGCCTCAAGGTCATCCAGTCATCGTTCAAGCGGGCGGTTCGGATCCCGGATTACGGCTTGGCGCGCGCAGTGCAGATGTCGTGTTTGCGGCAGCCGGGGACTTGACAACGGCGCTGCAGGAGGCCGAACGCCTCCGTGATCTCTCTCGTCAATTCGGCCGCCCTGCGGCTCCGCTCATCCTCCCAGGTCTTGTCACCTGCATCGGCGGAACCGAAGAAGAGGCGGCTCGTCGCAAAGAGCAATTGGACGAGTTGCTCGATCTGGAGCGCGCCATCGCCGCTCTTGCACGAAGCATGGGCCTGGCAGTCGAGAAGCTCAGCCTGGAAAGTCCCATCCCTGAAGAGATTTTGCCCGATGCAGATAACGTCCCGTTTTCTGTCGGTCACCATCGCACGATCGAGACTCTGGCGCGTCAAGGCCGGACCGTCCGCGAGATCATCAGCAGCGTCCAAGCGTTTGGCCACCGCTTGCTCGTGGGCGCGCCCGAGCAGATCGCTGATTCGATTGAGGCCTGGTTCCGCGCTGGCGCGGTCGATGGTTTCAACATCATTCCGGACGTGCTGGCCGACGGCACTGCGGCCTTTGTCGACCACGTCGTGCCCCTCCTCCAGAAGCGCGGTCTATTTCGCACAGAATATCGGGGGGAGACATTGCGCGAGCATTTGGGGATTCCCCTCCACATCGAACCGGCAAACAAAGCCGGTACGTCAGCGGTCTGA
- a CDS encoding response regulator transcription factor — translation MRILLVDHHAGFARDVKEALLNCGFAVDVTRTLDEAAAALDCANYHMVLLESDLPDGDGLDWLKQLRREGRSMPAVMMSSLNDLRRRIAIFNAGADDFLPKPVSIDELIARMRAILRRSTQMTAPVVTFGNLHFDPIARQVSVGGRILRIARREVCILEHLLNRAGRTVPRASLEDSLYAFDDEVSTNALEVGIYRLRTHLSQAGATLRIKTARGVGYTLELIGAASAA, via the coding sequence ATGCGAATTCTCCTGGTTGATCATCATGCGGGCTTTGCCCGCGACGTGAAGGAAGCCCTCTTAAATTGCGGCTTCGCCGTCGACGTGACACGCACGCTGGATGAGGCGGCGGCCGCGCTCGATTGCGCGAACTACCACATGGTCCTGCTCGAATCGGATTTGCCCGATGGAGACGGATTGGACTGGCTGAAGCAGCTGCGGCGCGAGGGACGGTCAATGCCGGCCGTGATGATGAGCAGTCTCAATGATCTCAGACGGCGGATTGCGATTTTCAACGCGGGCGCGGATGATTTTCTGCCCAAGCCCGTGTCTATCGACGAACTCATTGCTCGCATGCGGGCTATTTTGCGACGGTCAACGCAAATGACGGCGCCGGTAGTGACATTCGGGAATCTGCATTTCGATCCGATCGCGCGACAGGTCTCGGTCGGTGGTCGAATCCTCAGAATTGCGCGCCGCGAAGTGTGCATTCTTGAACATCTGCTCAACCGCGCCGGCCGCACCGTGCCGCGCGCATCGCTCGAAGATAGCTTGTATGCATTTGACGACGAGGTCTCGACCAATGCGCTGGAAGTCGGGATTTACCGCTTACGCACGCATTTGAGCCAGGCGGGTGCAACGCTAAGGATCAAGACCGCGCGCGGCGTCGGTTACACCCTTGAACTCATTGGCGCAGCATCGGCTGCCTAA
- a CDS encoding ABC transporter permease, translating into MKVVSHNPLVWFARRILSGVAVVWAAATFTFLVQCLMPGDRAQIVINVRSGDVGQAPAAELATINAKYGFDQPLAVQYGKYILRILHGDLGESYQQHRPVAAIIAEQIGPTIVLAIAALLMAWVIAILTTLLIAGRDNIWSKLLGGAQIFLATAPPYWLATILLVVFAVNLRIFPVVGETSPIGLVLPTLALALELSGFFGQVVLNEFTRVLEQPFVTSARTRGMSDFGVRLHHVLRHAALPGVTLSGWALGKLLSGAILIEIVFARQGLGGVLVAATSSRDVPIVSGAVLISAGLFVTVSVIVDLTYRMLDPRIKLT; encoded by the coding sequence GTGAAGGTCGTATCCCACAATCCGCTTGTTTGGTTCGCGCGCCGTATTTTATCCGGTGTGGCTGTCGTGTGGGCTGCAGCAACGTTTACGTTCCTAGTTCAGTGTTTGATGCCCGGCGATCGCGCGCAGATCGTCATCAATGTGAGAAGTGGCGACGTCGGCCAGGCACCTGCGGCCGAGCTCGCAACGATCAATGCGAAGTATGGCTTTGATCAACCGCTTGCCGTTCAATACGGCAAATACATATTGCGAATCCTGCATGGAGATCTTGGTGAATCATACCAGCAGCATCGACCCGTCGCAGCGATCATCGCAGAACAGATTGGCCCCACCATTGTTCTGGCGATCGCCGCGCTGCTGATGGCTTGGGTTATTGCGATCTTGACCACTCTGTTGATCGCCGGCAGAGACAACATATGGTCGAAGCTGCTCGGCGGCGCGCAAATCTTCTTGGCAACCGCGCCGCCTTACTGGCTAGCTACAATTCTGCTCGTCGTGTTCGCGGTAAACTTGCGCATTTTTCCAGTTGTGGGAGAAACCTCGCCGATAGGACTCGTTCTACCAACACTTGCTCTGGCTCTCGAATTGTCCGGCTTTTTCGGACAAGTCGTTCTGAACGAGTTCACGCGCGTGCTCGAGCAGCCCTTCGTTACGTCCGCGCGCACCCGAGGTATGAGTGATTTCGGCGTCAGGCTTCACCATGTCCTGCGCCATGCTGCATTGCCCGGCGTAACCTTATCAGGCTGGGCGCTCGGCAAGCTTCTTTCAGGGGCGATTTTGATAGAAATCGTTTTCGCTCGCCAAGGGCTGGGTGGAGTTCTTGTTGCCGCAACGTCCTCGCGAGACGTTCCGATTGTCTCG
- a CDS encoding type II and III secretion system protein family protein has translation MNVINNAAGADEPSMVASRLQHAAFPRLCYMLCAVALLFPLAAAAQTKRDGKGEPPRAAPGSTTGTLNLTSSQGKTVHLTGPAASIFIADPAIADYQAPSNTTIFVFGKKSGRTSLFALNDNGEALAELRVIVTQPIEDLRAALKAEVGDYPIQVSYTPRGAILSGTAPNADVVETARKVTEQFLGAGALVVNKIQVAGSLQVNLSVRVAEVSRSAVKDLNINFTASSPNGAFLVTGKGGGSGAAGGGGTIGIGFSAGNTNLSAVLDALASEHLASILAEPNLTAMSGEAASFLAGGEFPIPVMQDNRQVSVQFRQFGVSLEFVPTVLNNNQINVRVKPEVSELSSEGEVKINGMAVPALSTRRASTVVELASGQSFAIGGLIRRNFNSDIGEFPWLGDVPILGALFRSSSFQKRETELVIIVTPYIVRPGSNPNKMSAPSDRISPPSDAGRILTNTVGRPPRDRDAPRASTPGLTGSAGFIIE, from the coding sequence TTGAACGTCATTAACAATGCCGCCGGCGCTGATGAGCCGTCGATGGTCGCCAGCAGGTTGCAGCATGCCGCTTTTCCCCGCCTCTGCTACATGCTGTGCGCAGTCGCTCTGCTATTTCCGCTTGCTGCCGCAGCTCAGACAAAGCGGGATGGCAAAGGAGAACCGCCACGCGCGGCGCCAGGCAGCACCACCGGCACGCTCAACCTTACCTCCTCACAGGGAAAGACAGTTCATCTGACTGGACCGGCTGCGAGCATTTTTATTGCCGACCCGGCGATTGCCGATTATCAGGCGCCTTCGAACACCACGATATTTGTGTTTGGCAAAAAGTCCGGACGGACGAGCCTGTTCGCCCTGAACGACAATGGAGAGGCTCTCGCTGAGCTGCGTGTTATCGTTACCCAGCCGATCGAGGATCTGCGGGCGGCGCTGAAGGCCGAAGTCGGCGACTACCCGATTCAAGTCAGCTATACCCCGCGCGGCGCGATCCTTAGCGGTACGGCGCCCAATGCCGATGTCGTCGAGACCGCCAGGAAAGTCACTGAGCAGTTTCTTGGAGCGGGCGCGCTGGTTGTCAACAAGATCCAGGTCGCCGGCTCATTGCAGGTGAATCTCAGCGTACGGGTGGCAGAAGTCTCCCGCAGCGCCGTAAAGGATCTCAATATCAACTTCACCGCCTCCAGCCCAAACGGCGCTTTCCTTGTCACCGGAAAAGGGGGCGGGTCCGGCGCGGCCGGCGGCGGCGGCACGATCGGGATCGGGTTTAGCGCCGGTAACACCAACCTCAGCGCTGTTCTCGACGCTCTCGCGAGCGAGCACCTCGCCTCAATCCTGGCTGAGCCGAATCTGACGGCGATGTCCGGCGAAGCCGCAAGCTTCCTCGCCGGCGGGGAATTTCCAATCCCGGTCATGCAGGATAATCGACAGGTTTCGGTCCAATTCCGGCAGTTCGGCGTGAGCCTGGAATTCGTCCCGACTGTGCTCAACAACAATCAGATCAATGTCCGTGTGAAGCCCGAAGTCAGCGAACTGTCGAGCGAAGGCGAAGTCAAAATCAATGGCATGGCGGTCCCTGCCCTCTCGACTCGGCGGGCGAGCACCGTTGTCGAACTCGCCAGCGGTCAGAGCTTTGCAATCGGCGGCCTCATCAGGCGCAACTTCAACTCTGATATCGGCGAGTTTCCCTGGCTCGGCGATGTGCCTATCCTGGGTGCGCTTTTTCGCTCCTCATCGTTTCAAAAACGTGAAACCGAGCTGGTCATTATTGTCACGCCCTACATCGTGCGGCCCGGATCGAACCCGAACAAGATGAGTGCGCCAAGCGACCGCATCTCACCGCCCTCAGACGCGGGCCGGATTTTGACGAACACGGTGGGCCGGCCGCCGCGAGATCGCGATGCGCCTCGCGCCAGCACACCAGGATTGACCGGCAGCGCCGGCTTTATCATCGAATAA
- a CDS encoding CpaD family pilus assembly lipoprotein encodes MTSRYLCHLIVIGATLGGCANSASIHLRPAEQEIQVEQRKRVLFLHSLRGSEKLQLRSFIANVSGGRRDALHVDVTGSARLMAQAAHEARAMGVAPYNIRLSASPVDLPPRSGVRVEAITFEAHVPICPSLLIVGPAVNDNSFDPTLGCSTRNNLAVMVNDPLDLLDNRSVFTSNGDRAANPLANYGTSVPRNKSNGEDGVGTVAQDAAGTTTRNVQQLR; translated from the coding sequence ATGACCTCCCGATATTTGTGTCACTTGATCGTTATTGGGGCAACATTGGGTGGCTGCGCAAATAGTGCGTCGATCCATCTCAGGCCGGCTGAACAAGAAATACAGGTCGAGCAGAGGAAACGTGTGTTGTTCCTGCACAGCCTTCGTGGCTCCGAAAAGCTTCAGCTGCGGAGCTTTATCGCGAACGTCAGTGGCGGCCGGCGGGACGCACTCCATGTGGATGTCACCGGCTCAGCTAGGCTCATGGCCCAAGCGGCGCACGAGGCCCGCGCCATGGGCGTTGCTCCCTATAACATCCGCCTGTCCGCTTCCCCGGTCGATTTACCGCCCCGCTCCGGCGTGAGGGTCGAGGCGATCACCTTTGAAGCCCATGTTCCGATCTGTCCATCGCTTTTGATCGTGGGACCTGCCGTGAACGACAATTCATTCGACCCAACGCTTGGCTGCTCGACCAGAAACAATCTGGCAGTCATGGTGAACGATCCGCTCGACTTGCTGGACAATCGGTCTGTCTTCACGAGTAATGGCGATCGCGCCGCCAATCCTCTTGCCAACTACGGTACCTCCGTCCCGCGCAACAAGAGCAACGGAGAAGATGGAGTAGGCACGGTAGCGCAGGACGCGGCGGGAACGACAACACGGAATGTGCAGCAGCTCCGATAG
- a CDS encoding ABC transporter substrate-binding protein, whose protein sequence is MSASDAQSSRRFTRQSNHRGRKVAASLFVLQSLSQFAPSGHAQEAPAGNVKRGGVIRYGHFQEPACLFGGWVQQWYLQRQYSDNLVARSEDGQIVPWLAESWTISDDKKVYTFEIKPNVKFTDGTALDAQAIADNINGWLSNDPDLRNPTAAPYLGDSFESARAIAPLRLQVKLKVPFQPLLNVFAQSSQGILSPSALKRGLAVNCENPVGSGPFIVDKWRHGREITFRRNPDYNSAPATAKHQGPAYVEGISWKFLPDQTVRYGSLITGETDAIYDVPAIAWKDANSRFPVLRHVTGGTPLRLALYTARPPFDDVLVRKAFAYSTDRKAAVDTSFLGSLPFEGNGALSQSSPEYLRELGQSYAYDIRKANQLLDQAGWTERNLNGVRVKNGNPLIVRISYSYAFLKPDGEQALQVIQQQARAAGFDVRLQPTNPADFFAGKNLGPNDYEIVLLYWVAPGAEIFRISWKPDQNGEPNRFNPSRFQDPTLWELIQKAEQDFNSAERTGLYQQAERKIVDEAPVIGLTVLDVTLATTPHLKDVWLDHGSVGEPVFYDAHFDEKK, encoded by the coding sequence ATGTCTGCATCGGATGCGCAATCATCGAGGCGTTTCACCCGCCAGTCGAACCATCGCGGAAGAAAAGTCGCGGCTAGCCTGTTCGTGCTCCAAAGCTTGTCACAGTTCGCGCCCAGCGGCCATGCCCAAGAGGCGCCGGCCGGCAACGTCAAGCGAGGCGGCGTTATTCGTTACGGGCATTTTCAAGAACCGGCGTGCCTGTTCGGAGGATGGGTGCAGCAATGGTATCTGCAACGCCAGTATAGCGATAATCTGGTTGCCCGCAGCGAGGATGGCCAGATTGTGCCATGGCTGGCCGAGTCTTGGACCATCTCCGACGACAAAAAGGTATACACATTCGAGATTAAGCCGAATGTAAAGTTCACCGACGGGACTGCCCTCGATGCGCAGGCCATCGCTGACAATATCAACGGATGGCTCAGCAATGACCCCGATCTTCGCAACCCGACTGCCGCTCCTTATCTCGGCGATAGCTTCGAATCGGCTAGGGCAATTGCTCCTCTGAGGTTGCAGGTAAAATTGAAGGTGCCGTTCCAGCCCTTGCTGAACGTGTTCGCCCAATCCTCACAAGGCATTCTCTCGCCATCGGCACTCAAACGTGGCCTTGCGGTGAATTGCGAGAACCCTGTCGGCTCAGGTCCATTCATTGTCGACAAGTGGCGCCATGGGCGGGAAATCACCTTCCGCCGCAATCCCGACTACAATTCGGCGCCCGCCACCGCGAAACATCAAGGGCCGGCTTACGTTGAGGGGATCAGCTGGAAGTTTCTGCCAGATCAGACTGTGCGATACGGCTCGCTGATCACGGGGGAGACCGATGCTATATACGATGTGCCGGCTATCGCATGGAAGGACGCCAATTCCCGCTTTCCAGTATTGCGGCACGTTACCGGCGGCACCCCTCTGCGCCTGGCGTTGTATACGGCCCGGCCCCCATTTGACGACGTGCTCGTCCGCAAGGCCTTTGCCTATTCTACTGACCGGAAGGCCGCGGTCGACACATCCTTCCTCGGCTCTTTGCCATTTGAAGGCAACGGTGCGCTAAGTCAAAGCTCACCGGAATACCTGCGTGAGCTCGGGCAGTCCTATGCGTACGATATTCGGAAAGCCAATCAGCTGCTTGATCAGGCGGGTTGGACTGAGCGCAACCTTAACGGCGTTCGTGTCAAGAACGGCAATCCGCTCATCGTGCGCATTTCCTATTCGTACGCGTTTCTCAAGCCCGATGGCGAGCAAGCCTTGCAAGTTATCCAGCAGCAGGCAAGGGCGGCCGGTTTTGACGTACGTCTTCAACCCACCAATCCGGCTGATTTCTTCGCCGGAAAAAACCTAGGGCCCAACGATTATGAGATCGTGCTTCTATATTGGGTTGCACCCGGTGCTGAGATATTCCGAATTTCGTGGAAGCCGGACCAGAATGGCGAGCCCAATCGCTTCAATCCATCGCGCTTCCAGGATCCGACACTCTGGGAGCTGATCCAAAAGGCGGAGCAGGATTTCAATAGCGCTGAACGTACCGGCCTCTATCAGCAGGCGGAAAGGAAGATCGTGGATGAGGCTCCTGTGATTGGCCTTACGGTGCTGGACGTGACTTTGGCCACCACCCCGCACCTGAAAGACGTGTGGCTGGACCACGGGTCAGTGGGCGAGCCCGTCTTCTATGACGCTCATTTCGACGAGAAGAAATGA
- a CDS encoding VirK family protein, with the protein MNLTGRALLILLSVLSATTVSTVARADETSPKYAEVLNALQTGKNVKVMLDMNRCTTAEGGKPGPATQAGLVINAFRVTAQNGISFANAHQTVDSSGHAVTEYIRHSLSREGKLTVRASKLVVGTTELVNQGEFVCEVPDGARFIW; encoded by the coding sequence ATGAACTTAACTGGCAGAGCCCTGTTGATCCTGTTGTCCGTGCTTTCTGCGACAACCGTGAGCACGGTGGCTAGAGCCGATGAGACCTCGCCGAAATATGCCGAGGTGCTCAATGCCCTGCAGACGGGCAAGAACGTGAAAGTCATGCTGGATATGAACCGCTGTACCACCGCCGAGGGCGGCAAGCCCGGGCCTGCGACCCAGGCCGGGTTGGTCATCAATGCCTTCAGGGTGACCGCCCAGAACGGCATCAGCTTTGCCAATGCGCACCAAACGGTGGATAGCTCTGGACATGCCGTGACCGAATACATTCGTCATAGCCTCAGCCGCGAGGGCAAGCTTACCGTACGGGCCTCCAAGCTTGTCGTCGGGACCACCGAACTCGTGAACCAGGGCGAATTCGTCTGCGAAGTGCCTGATGGGGCAAGATTCATCTGGTAG